From the Deinococcus gobiensis I-0 genome, the window CTCGAACATGGTGGGGTACATCTGGATCAGGGGGCTGTTCACTTCCGCGAGCAGCGCCTTGGCCTCATCCTCGGCCGTGCCGGCGATGCGCATGCGCACCGGCTTGGTCAGGATGCCGTCCTGGAGGGCCTGGATGACGCCCTTGGCGACCTCGTCGGCGCGGGTGATGCCGCCGAAGATGTTGATGAAGATGGCCTTGACGTCGCTGTCCTTGCTGACGAGCTTGACGGCGTTGTACACGATGTCGGCCTTGGCGCCGCCGCCGATGTCCAGGAAGTTGGCGGGCTTGGCGCCGGCGCGGTTGACCACGTCGAGCGAGGTCATCACGATGCCCGCGCCGTTGCCCAGCACGCCGACGTTGCCGTCGAGCTTGACGTAGGCGAAGCCGTACTTGCTGGCTTCGATCTCCAGCGGGTGCTCGGCTTCGAGTTCGCGCCAGTCGGCGAGGTCCTTGTGGCGGTACATCGCGTTGTCGTCGATCTCGAACTTGGTGTCCAGGGCCAGCGGGGTGCCCGACTCGTCCACGAACAGCGGGTTGATCTCGACGAGCACGGCGTCACGCGCCAGCGCGGCCTCGCTCATCTTGACCATCATGTCGGCGATCTTGTTGAGGTTGCCCTTGAAGCCGGCCTTGATCGCCACCTCGCGCGCCTCGTAGGGCCGCAGGCCGGTGACGGGGTCCACGCGGTGCTTGATGATCTTGTCGGGGGTCGCGGCGGCGACTTCCTCGATTTCCATACCGCCCTCGGCCGAGGCCATGAGGGTGTAGCTCTGGACGTTGCGGTCCACGATCATGCCCACGTAGTACTCGGTGCCCGCGTCGATGTCCACGGCCTTGGTCACGAGGACCTTGTTGACGGTCAGGCCCTTGATGTCCATGCCCAGGATCTTCTCGCCGTTCTCGAAGGCCTTGTCCTCGGTGGGGCTGAACTTCACGCCGCCGGCCTTGCCGCGTCCACCGACGTGGACCTGCGCCTTGACCACGACCGGCTGGCCGTACTCGCGGGCGATGCCGCGCACTTCGTCGGGCGTGCGGGCGACCTTGCCGTCCTGCACGTTCACGCCAAACTGGCGCAGAATCTCCTTGCCCTGATACTCGTGAAGTTTCACGGTCTGTTTCCCTCCTTGGGTAGTGGCTTCCCCCACTCGGGGGCGGCCTGTTGCTTTGTCCCGGTAAATGAGTATAGACGCACAAGTTCCGGGCGCGGGTCTTGTCCCTGAACTGGGGACAGACGCGGTCCGGCGTGGGCCGGGACGTCCGGCGGCCCGTGTTAGCCTGCCCGTTATGACTGGACCAGAAAACAGACTGGACGCCCTGCGCCGCGAGCTGGACCGGGCCGGGGTGGACGCCCTGTGGGTCAGCGACCCCGCGAACGTGCGCTCGCTCAGCGGCTTCACCAGCCCGGCCGACGGCAAGGTGCTCGTGACCCGGCAGGGCGCGACCCTGTACACCGACGCCCGGTACACCGTGCAGGCCGAGCAGGAGTCGCCGCTGCCGGCCTTCATCGCCCGGCCGCCCGCGACCTACGACCACGCCGCGCCGGGGCTGGAGGGCCTGCGCGTGGGCTTCGAGGCCGAGAGCCTGACGGTGGCGGGCCTCGAAGACCTCCAGGCCGCGTGGCCCGGCGTGACCCTCGTGCCGCTGCGCGGCGTGGTACAGGAGCTGCGCGCCGTGAAGTCGCCCGGGGAGATCCGGCAGATCCGTGAGGCGCAGGCGCTGGCCGACCGCGTGTTCGGGGAGGTGCGCCCCCTGATCCGTGCCGGCGTGACCGAGCAGGACGTGGCCTACGAGATCGAGTCGCGGCTGCTGCGGGCCGGCGCCGAGAGCGCCTTCGGGATCATCGTGGCGAGCGGGCCGCGCGGGGCGCTGCCGCACGGGCACGCCTCGGGGCGCGTGATCGAGGACGGCGACCTCGTGACGGTGGACATGGGCGCGCGCCTGGGCGGCTACCACAGCGATATGACGCGCACGGTGGCGGTGGGCACGCCCGGCGAGGAGATGCGCCGCATCTACCGCGCGGTGTACGAGGCCGAGCAGGCCGCCGTCGCCGCCGTGAAACCGGGCGT encodes:
- a CDS encoding M24 family metallopeptidase encodes the protein MTGPENRLDALRRELDRAGVDALWVSDPANVRSLSGFTSPADGKVLVTRQGATLYTDARYTVQAEQESPLPAFIARPPATYDHAAPGLEGLRVGFEAESLTVAGLEDLQAAWPGVTLVPLRGVVQELRAVKSPGEIRQIREAQALADRVFGEVRPLIRAGVTEQDVAYEIESRLLRAGAESAFGIIVASGPRGALPHGHASGRVIEDGDLVTVDMGARLGGYHSDMTRTVAVGTPGEEMRRIYRAVYEAEQAAVAAVKPGVRAADLDAVARDILTAHGLGEAFAHSLGHGVGLEVHERPGLRGTSEDVLEAGMLVTIEPGAYVPGLGGVRIEDLLLVTEDGHEVLSRSPIEEL
- the sucC gene encoding ADP-forming succinate--CoA ligase subunit beta, translated to MKLHEYQGKEILRQFGVNVQDGKVARTPDEVRGIAREYGQPVVVKAQVHVGGRGKAGGVKFSPTEDKAFENGEKILGMDIKGLTVNKVLVTKAVDIDAGTEYYVGMIVDRNVQSYTLMASAEGGMEIEEVAAATPDKIIKHRVDPVTGLRPYEAREVAIKAGFKGNLNKIADMMVKMSEAALARDAVLVEINPLFVDESGTPLALDTKFEIDDNAMYRHKDLADWRELEAEHPLEIEASKYGFAYVKLDGNVGVLGNGAGIVMTSLDVVNRAGAKPANFLDIGGGAKADIVYNAVKLVSKDSDVKAIFINIFGGITRADEVAKGVIQALQDGILTKPVRMRIAGTAEDEAKALLAEVNSPLIQMYPTMFEAADEAAKEANNAEAK